The stretch of DNA TTCGCAATGAtatttacaaacaaaaaacTAACTCTGTGTGCTGTTGTGTCTGCTGTTTTGATGCATCTTCacgcaaaataaaaaaaaattcttacacaCCTCATCCAACATTCCTCCATATCAAAAATCGAACCACAAAAACACAATGAATTTCCAACGCAACGCACTCAGACTCATAGTGTGTCCAAGGTCCGTGGAGGTACTCGATGAATCCGGGGCGAGTCACAGTGTGGATGTAAAGGTTCTGGGTACAGAGGAGACCTGGCAGACACCAAGCTTGGTACTCGCTCACTATGCAGCCAATGGGGGTAAAGCTGTTTTCTCTCAggtatgaaaaatattatgttgGGGCTGAAAGTTTGttgatttattgcaaatatttcttcGCTGCTTGACATTCTGCAGGTACACCTGGAGGTGGATCCGATGCAATttgagaatgatgaaaataaattccccgTGTTGAAGCAGAGCAACAAGGCCAGATTGGAGATACTAATGGATTTGCTTGGGACGCATTTGAGTGTTGTTGTGAGACGCCTCGAGGGGATGCAGAAGCCAATAAAGTACACAAATGGCTTCTTCCTGGGGCACCATGAGGCGAAATTTGAGATGCTGGATAAACTATCGACGCAAATGGGTTCGAAGAATACCTTCAAAGCAAGTAATTTGACTTTGAAGTTTTGCGGCAAAAATGACGAAGTTCCACCGGCTAGTTCTTCTCTTCTTCCAATCCTCGTACATTCCTGCCCCGATAATTTCTCCACCGTTGATTACTTTGACGTGAGTGATCATAAcgttcaaaaattcaaaggagttttttttaatttgcaaaacttttgCAGACTCTAAAAACAGAAAAGGTTGGAAGGCTTGTGATCTATGTGCCAGTCGTAACGAGCTCCATGAATGTGGTCAGTGGATTGAATTTGGGACATGGAGTCGTTGTGATTCCGCGCCATCAAACTCAGGGTGAGGGAAGGAATGCAAATCAGTGGTTGAGTCCCGATGGATGCCTCATGTTCACTGTGCAACTCAACGTTCCCCTTGGCAGCCGTCTGGGCCAGAGGATCCCACTAATGCAGCATCTAGTCGCTACTGCCATGGTTAGCGCCATTAATTCCCTAGGCCAGGGATATGAGGTGAGtacaagaaaaaacatttttttttaatagtttctgtttatttttaaatttgtatcTGCTGAATTGGACAAATCACAATTTCACTCACTTCTAAAATATTAACTTTGTATCTCGTTAACATTACTATTTACAAGTAATTTCATTGAATctttcatatttcttttttattttttcttttatatattttatgtattttttatcatttcttttttatttaaataacttgagagataaaacaaaaagaaccACATTTAGGCCATTTGGAATCATTCTCTTACATTTTACTTTCTCTCACACTATcagataaaatttctttaatttttagtttttttttaatataaatttaatgattctGTGGATGTTGTTctcattgtttaatttttttcatcttggatttcttttttggcaatttctttGTCAATCTCCATTCTTGACATCTCCattctaaattcaatttaatttttcatgtatttttttgtttaatttatttttgggaaatattttaatttttttcatttgagaaattttattgaaagagaaaaatttatttacagaaGAAATTGAGTGTCTTATCAATacaattcatttcttttgttctttttaatTCCTAAATAATCATCAATGAAAGTGTGAGCACATAAAATGGGgtatgattcttttttttttgtttaaatttcacacatttcttttaatttatttttttgccaacaaattcattttgatcaattttagaaAGATCATTAAAAAGAGCAAAACCCACAAGAGGGttgctttttttatcttttttttatcattataattttcaataatatattgtacaagattttcataaaagtaTTTACACAAACagaatgaaaatgtttgaaaggATTTTGCTGTGAGGAGatggaaaagttcttttccTCATCTTTTCGTTTATTCTTTGTTGTAATACagcaatttcattaatttttattcttcttgatagtttttttttaattgaagaatgACAAAATCACAATTTCTAAATCTTATTTAATAGCAATTaagttatatgtatataaaactagtcatagttttttttaccactcaatatttgataaaataccTCTCCTGTGTAAGTTACAATATTCtcccatttttttgttgttgaatttatttgataagGAGAGCCAGTCCCTCCATCCTCAAGTAGATATCGtctaaatgcaaatttatatCCAAAAAATACTTCGCAATGAGAAGATTAATTTAGAAGTTTATATTATTGGTTTAAAGGAGCCCATGCGCTTGatatgggcgaagtacctaattgaaggaaacgcagaaaacaattttaacccacccagtcttgtagggaatcaaaaaaggataaagaatcgccaaaaatattcaccatttttcactggggtcacaacgaaaaaaggcaataaagttttgtaaaaattcaaaaaaattgaccgccattcgccattttgtctctttcaatgcatcaagcagatgtttcaatgcttcgtcatgagcttgtcgatgggagtttgacatttcattcatttttttgggagaaaataaaaaaaaattgcatattttttagtttaattatcgtggtaaatgtgttttacgtgttgttcaagagtgatttttatatctgaatacctgaaggatgaattcccgcacagtttgtgaccgtctcagcgagcacatctctcaTTACAAagcaaagcaatccaaaaacattggtcgtggatcgtcttgaagatggctttttcacgaattgagagatcctctgcgctggaatcctttgcgtttcacaccaccacgacggacaagaccatggattgctggttttgtgattccctggatgttGTCATGCAAAACCTCACGATGTTTattggcaccacctttcccaagaccttttccacgaccaatgatgtgctcgctgagacggtcacaagctgtacgggaattcatccttcaggtattcagatataaaaatcactcttgaacaacacgtaaaacacatttaccacgataattaaactaaaaaatacgcaattttttttttattttctcccaaaaaaaatgaatgaaatgtcaaactcccatcgacaagctcatgacgaagcattgaaacatctgcttgatgcattgaaagagacaaaatggcgaatggcggtcaatttttttgaatttttacaaaactttattgccttttttcgttgtgaccccagtggaaaatggtgaatatttttggcgattctttacccttttttgattccctacaagactgggtgggttaaaattgttttctgcgtttccttcaattaggtacttcgcccatatcaagcgcatgggctcctttgacagaaatatttattttttcttaaataatttttttctgcatattttgattaagattttatataattttcttttccaaaatttaaattgataaattcataattttaatatattacttaattgaaaacaaaaaatgcgCAATTACTgcgaaagtattttttgtataGGTCTGTATTTAATGATGAAACAATATAGACAATATtacatgtttttctttcatgcaTAATCTTCCCTTCAAATTACACTATGTATGCACATTTGGGTGAAGGGATGGGGATTGTGTGACGGAGTAGGGTGGAGTGGTTTGGGTTTTTCCTAAAAGACAGACTCTGCGGAACGGGATAATTGAACTGGATGCGATGGACTGCGGGCCAGGCGTTTTTTGGGCAGTCGTTCGAGGAGTGTTAGTAAATTTGCAAAGTCCTTCCGGTCGTCCGCCTGAAACGACCAGCACACCATAAGGATGTCTTTGACGTCGCGTGATGCTTGCAAATTGGCCAGTGTCTGCTTCATACCGCGCCCCACTTGCCATATAATTGCCTCCGGTGGTTGGGATTTGAATGGGAACTCACCACAGAGGAGTTCATACCAAACAGTGCCGAAGGCAAAGACATCCGATGCCTTTGAGAAGGGGAGATCTTCGTCCGTTGGGCGGTAGGGCCTAAGACCCCGTATGAGCTCGGGTGCCAGGTAGCACAGCCATCCAGTGGGAATGCCAAGTCCTAGATCACAGTACAGCAGCTTTGTGGCGCTAAAGAGGCCAAAATCCGTTATGATCACCTTCCCATTCTCCAGGAAAATGTTCTTTGTCTTGAGATCCTTGTGCACAATGCCACGAGCGTGGAGGTAGCCCATTCCCTGAGATATTTGCTGTGCCACAAGTGTCGTCTTATTGAGGTTGAACTTATCCTTTCGGAGATGAATGTGGGTATACAGGGTGTTCCCTTTGCATAAACTGGTGACAATAGCCAAGCGTGGGGGCTTCATACATGCACCCATGAAGAGAACAACATTCTCATGGCGGGTCTTTTTGAATGTTGCCACTTCGAGTTTGAATGCCTCCAGGGTGCGATCATCGTCTAAGTAGTCCTCCTTGAGGAGCTTCACAGCCACATCTCCATGCCACAGTGCCCGATGAACAGTCCCAAAGCGTCCCTTTCCAATTTTCTCCAGCAAATGAAGATCATCATATGGGATGTCCCATTCCTTAAGCGAAAGACTATTCTGCCGTGGCCAGTGCCCTGAATCTCGCTCTTCCGTTGAATCAAGACGAATGGGAGTGCGATCTGAGTCTGTACTGGCACTCGTGGAGCCACTGAGAGAGATTGTTTTGTCACTATCGTTGCTTTGGTGTGTATCTGCGAGCTCAGAGAGTGTAGGACGCGGAGAACTGGGTAGCGGAGGTACGTGGATTTTGGTCTCCATCGTGCGATTCATGTCATTTGTATGGTTCAGTCGCTGGTGATGATGGAGatgatggtggtggtggtgatgATGATTCTGTGGCACTTCCGGGAAACTGAATTGATTCTTCGATGATCCCGGTGTCTGGGGCGGGAGATTGAGAAGGGCTGGACTAGAGGGACTGGAACTGTTGCAACTTGAGCCAGCGGAACTGGAGTCTGGCCCATGGTAGCCGGGTTGCTGGTGCACACGACGTGGAACACCGCCAGCGGTGCGATTCATATTTGGAGATGGATTTATCGCCTTGAAGAGCTTCGGGGGTAGCCCACACGATGGTGGTACGGATGGTTCGCAGTCCTTGTGGCAGCGATACTTGCATTCTTTGCATTTGAGCCCAAAGAACATGGGCTTCCCGCAAAGGTCGCACGTTACAGTCATCATTTTGAAGTTCTTCGTGAAATGGTGCGGTATATCGTGCCCCATGGTGGGATTGATGAGAACTGGTGTTAGCGGGGAACGTGGCACTGTGAGATTATTCATCACGGGCGAGCAATTCTCTACGGCAATGTCTCCGGAGTGATCACCGGGACCGGGTTCTGTATGGAGGCGAGATCGTGGCTTGCTATTGGCTGTGGTTGTTGTACTATTGACTTGGGTATTGCCACTCTCTGATCCTGAGGTCACCAGCAATTGTGACTCGTGGCTTC from Lutzomyia longipalpis isolate SR_M1_2022 chromosome 1, ASM2433408v1 encodes:
- the LOC129788674 gene encoding kinase suppressor of Ras 2, coding for MSDDGADTENEKDIRRGLYVIQSMIDISADRLEGLRTQCATSAELTQQEIRSLETKLVKMFTDLLLTKAKLSERLPRGLTATGAELRQWLRVVGLSPDSLNVVLQRVSTLETLLEKSELELRAILHDNANVRDEEVRRLIRAMYNLKQCRQAITCGFPEPTDLFWDSWDRQHQAHPRSGASPRTGRSNARFNPQQARLQTSDSTVQSPVEISPPETGNYGTTSPEESSTTVSTLTPSPSPPSSPSVLLSQTKKRGVFPTTPPAKKKHTTNLQPGANAVNANSVSTPPSGDQTPMPKSRSHESQLLVTSGSESGNTQVNSTTTTANSKPRSRLHTEPGPGDHSGDIAVENCSPVMNNLTVPRSPLTPVLINPTMGHDIPHHFTKNFKMMTVTCDLCGKPMFFGLKCKECKYRCHKDCEPSVPPSCGLPPKLFKAINPSPNMNRTAGGVPRRVHQQPGYHGPDSSSAGSSCNSSSPSSPALLNLPPQTPGSSKNQFSFPEVPQNHHHHHHHHLHHHQRLNHTNDMNRTMETKIHVPPLPSSPRPTLSELADTHQSNDSDKTISLSGSTSASTDSDRTPIRLDSTEERDSGHWPRQNSLSLKEWDIPYDDLHLLEKIGKGRFGTVHRALWHGDVAVKLLKEDYLDDDRTLEAFKLEVATFKKTRHENVVLFMGACMKPPRLAIVTSLCKGNTLYTHIHLRKDKFNLNKTTLVAQQISQGMGYLHARGIVHKDLKTKNIFLENGKVIITDFGLFSATKLLYCDLGLGIPTGWLCYLAPELIRGLRPYRPTDEDLPFSKASDVFAFGTVWYELLCGEFPFKSQPPEAIIWQVGRGMKQTLANLQASRDVKDILMVCWSFQADDRKDFANLLTLLERLPKKRLARSPSHPVQLSRSAESVF